One window from the genome of Vibrio vulnificus NBRC 15645 = ATCC 27562 encodes:
- a CDS encoding co-chaperone GroES encodes MNIRPLHDRVIVERQEVESKSAGGIVLTGSAAEKSTRGVVLAVGKGRILENGTVQPLDVKVGDTVIFAESYGTKTEKIDGKEVLIMSENDIMAIVD; translated from the coding sequence ATGAACATTCGTCCATTACATGATCGAGTTATCGTAGAGCGCCAAGAAGTTGAATCTAAATCTGCTGGTGGCATCGTTTTAACTGGTTCTGCTGCGGAAAAATCAACTCGCGGTGTTGTTCTAGCTGTAGGTAAAGGCCGCATTCTAGAAAACGGCACTGTTCAGCCGCTGGACGTTAAAGTTGGTGATACTGTTATCTTTGCAGAGAGCTACGGCACTAAGACTGAAAAGATCGACGGTAAAGAAGTTCTTATCATGTCTGAAAACGACATTATGGCTATTGTCGACTAA
- the fieF gene encoding CDF family cation-efflux transporter FieF (FieF, a metal efflux transporter, is a member of the CDF (cation diffusion facilitator) family of transporters.), with translation MKHQYARLVTMAAWTATAVATLLLLVKIVAWWVTGSVSLLASLIDSFLDIAASVVNLIVVRYALQPADEEHTFGHGKAESLAALAQAMFISGSAVFLILNGIDRFFRPHELNSPEYGVYVSLFAMVVTFALVTFQKHVVRKTGSQAIAADSLHYQSDLLMNAAIMVALGLSYYGIGQADAVFAVGIGLFILYSAFKMVTEAIQTLLDRKLPDEELEQIRCECLAVENVLGVHQLRTRMSGPTRFIQLHLELDDNLPLIKAHQIADEVEERLLACFPEADILIHQDPYSVVVISEKEHTEQQW, from the coding sequence TTGGTGGGTGACTGGCTCCGTGAGCTTACTTGCCTCGCTGATCGATTCATTCCTCGATATTGCGGCGTCTGTCGTCAACTTAATTGTGGTGCGTTATGCGCTACAACCTGCCGATGAGGAACACACCTTTGGTCATGGCAAAGCGGAATCTTTAGCCGCATTGGCTCAAGCGATGTTTATTTCAGGCTCTGCGGTGTTTTTGATCCTCAATGGTATTGATCGCTTCTTCCGTCCTCATGAGTTGAATTCGCCCGAATATGGCGTTTATGTCAGCTTGTTTGCCATGGTGGTGACATTCGCTTTGGTCACATTCCAAAAGCACGTAGTAAGAAAGACGGGTAGCCAAGCCATTGCAGCGGATTCTCTGCATTATCAAAGCGACTTGTTGATGAACGCGGCCATTATGGTGGCGTTGGGGCTTAGCTATTATGGGATTGGCCAAGCGGATGCAGTATTTGCGGTGGGCATCGGTCTATTTATTTTATACAGCGCATTCAAAATGGTAACGGAAGCGATTCAAACCTTGCTTGATCGCAAATTGCCCGATGAAGAGCTAGAACAAATTCGCTGCGAATGTTTGGCAGTGGAAAATGTTCTGGGGGTGCATCAACTGCGCACCAGAATGTCGGGGCCGACGCGTTTTATTCAGCTTCATCTTGAATTGGATGACAATTTGCCTTTGATCAAAGCGCATCAAATCGCTGACGAAGTGGAAGAAAGATTGCTGGCGTGTTTCCCAGAGGCTGATATTTTGATCCATCAAGATCCCTATTCTGTTGTTGTGATCAGCGAGAAAGAGCATACAGAACAACAGTGGTAG
- the pfkA gene encoding 6-phosphofructokinase, producing the protein MIKKIGVLTSGGDAPGMNAAIRGVVRTALGAGLEVYGIYDGYLGLYEGRIKPLDRSSVSDVINRGGTFLGSARFPEFKQVEVREKAIENLKAHGIDALVVIGGDGSYMGAKKLTEMGYPCIGLPGTIDNDIAGTDYTIGYLTALNTVIESIDRLRDTSSSHQRISIVEIMGRHCGDLTLMSAIAGGCEYIITPETGLDKEKLINNIKDGIAKGKKHAIIALTELMMDANELAKEIEAGTGRETRATVLGHIQRGGRPTAFDRVLASRMGNYAVHLLMEGHGGRCVGIVKEQLVHHDIIDAIENMKRPVRNDLFKVAEELF; encoded by the coding sequence ATGATTAAGAAGATCGGTGTTTTGACAAGTGGTGGCGACGCCCCTGGTATGAACGCGGCAATCCGTGGTGTGGTACGTACTGCATTGGGTGCGGGTCTTGAAGTGTATGGTATCTATGATGGTTACTTGGGTTTATACGAAGGCCGCATCAAGCCACTTGATCGTTCAAGCGTTTCTGATGTGATCAACCGTGGTGGTACGTTCTTGGGTTCAGCTCGCTTCCCTGAGTTTAAGCAAGTCGAAGTCCGTGAAAAAGCAATTGAAAACCTAAAAGCACACGGTATTGATGCGCTTGTGGTTATTGGTGGTGACGGTTCGTACATGGGTGCGAAGAAACTGACTGAAATGGGTTACCCATGTATCGGTCTACCTGGCACCATCGACAACGATATCGCAGGTACGGATTACACCATTGGCTACCTAACCGCGCTGAACACGGTTATCGAATCGATCGACCGCCTACGTGATACTTCATCTTCTCACCAGCGTATTTCTATCGTAGAAATCATGGGTCGTCATTGTGGTGACCTCACTCTGATGTCTGCTATTGCCGGTGGTTGTGAATACATCATCACTCCGGAAACCGGTCTAGACAAAGAGAAGCTGATTAACAACATCAAAGATGGCATCGCGAAAGGTAAGAAGCATGCAATCATCGCTTTGACAGAACTGATGATGGATGCCAATGAACTGGCAAAAGAGATCGAAGCTGGAACGGGTCGTGAAACTCGAGCCACTGTTCTTGGTCACATCCAACGCGGTGGCCGTCCAACCGCGTTCGACCGTGTTCTTGCGTCTCGCATGGGTAACTACGCCGTTCACTTATTGATGGAAGGCCATGGTGGTCGTTGTGTTGGTATCGTGAAAGAGCAACTTGTTCACCACGACATCATCGATGCAATCGAGAACATGAAGCGCCCAGTTCGCAATGACCTGTTCAAAGTCGCTGAAGAGCTATTCTAA
- a CDS encoding MATE family efflux transporter, translating into MLDKHGLLSAPIAETLRKMTVPMIFGMVAILMFNLVDTFFISLLGTEALAAISYTFPVTFAVNCITMGIGVGLSTSIGRLLGQGEAHQAARFTTHGLLLAIVLVALASTLGFFTVTPLFTLLGAKEALIPLIGQYMHVWYLTIPLLVIPMAGNSAIRATGDTKTPAKIMMLAGLINGVLDPLLIFGVGPFPELGIQGAAIASAFSWLGALIGSFYVLIKRERLLGLPQWPRLKEDWRQILKVGTPAALSNAMNPLSGAILMMMLSSHGTAAVAAYGAAQRIESILILVLMALTSALTPFMAQNFGAKNPQRAFQGLFVSMRFSVLFQGLVFLMMVPLSIPLAALFSQEQAVRDLLWHYLLVVPISYGFLGIVMMLVSGLNAMHQPLNAFRWSVIRLFVFTLPAAYLGSWLYDIEGLFIGIAVGNILVGLCSYLYALKQRKQQLATLVP; encoded by the coding sequence ATGCTTGATAAACATGGCTTGCTGAGCGCGCCCATCGCGGAAACGCTACGAAAAATGACCGTCCCCATGATATTTGGCATGGTGGCGATCCTGATGTTTAACTTGGTCGACACCTTTTTCATCTCACTACTTGGCACCGAAGCACTGGCGGCGATCAGTTACACCTTTCCCGTCACCTTCGCCGTTAACTGCATCACGATGGGCATTGGCGTCGGACTGTCGACCAGCATCGGTCGTCTATTAGGCCAAGGAGAAGCACATCAAGCCGCACGTTTTACTACCCATGGCTTGCTATTGGCGATTGTGCTGGTTGCGCTCGCTTCTACGCTTGGCTTCTTTACCGTCACCCCCTTATTTACCTTACTTGGTGCGAAAGAAGCACTGATTCCCCTCATCGGCCAATACATGCATGTCTGGTACCTCACCATTCCATTACTGGTGATTCCAATGGCAGGAAACAGTGCCATTCGTGCCACCGGCGATACGAAGACCCCAGCCAAAATCATGATGCTCGCTGGGCTTATCAACGGCGTGCTCGACCCGCTGCTGATTTTTGGTGTCGGCCCATTTCCTGAGCTCGGTATTCAAGGCGCAGCGATTGCCAGTGCGTTCAGTTGGCTCGGTGCGCTGATAGGATCATTCTACGTTTTGATTAAGCGTGAGCGGCTGCTCGGCTTGCCACAATGGCCGCGCTTAAAAGAGGATTGGCGGCAGATTCTCAAGGTCGGCACGCCGGCTGCGCTTTCCAACGCAATGAACCCTCTCTCTGGCGCCATTTTAATGATGATGCTGTCCAGCCACGGCACGGCGGCTGTTGCCGCTTATGGGGCGGCACAACGCATTGAATCGATTTTGATTTTGGTCCTCATGGCACTCACTTCCGCTCTGACGCCTTTTATGGCGCAAAACTTTGGCGCGAAAAACCCACAACGAGCGTTCCAAGGATTGTTCGTCAGTATGCGCTTTTCGGTGCTGTTTCAAGGTTTGGTTTTTTTGATGATGGTGCCACTCAGTATTCCGCTTGCTGCTCTGTTCTCACAAGAGCAAGCAGTGAGAGATTTGCTTTGGCATTATCTGCTAGTCGTACCAATCAGCTATGGGTTTTTAGGCATTGTCATGATGTTAGTCAGCGGTTTAAATGCTATGCATCAACCACTCAACGCCTTCCGTTGGAGCGTGATTCGACTGTTTGTCTTTACCCTGCCAGCGGCATACCTAGGCAGTTGGCTCTACGATATTGAAGGGCTGTTTATTGGCATTGCCGTGGGCAACATTTTGGTGGGGTTATGCAGCTACCTTTACGCTCTCAAGCAACGCAAACAACAATTGGCCACCTTAGTGCCTTAG